From Saccharomyces paradoxus chromosome III, complete sequence, a single genomic window includes:
- the GRX1 gene encoding dithiol glutaredoxin GRX1 (Glutathione-dependent disulfide oxidoreductase~similar to YCL035C), with amino-acid sequence MVSQETIKHVKDLIGEKEIFVASKTYCPYCHAALNTLFEKLKVPRSKVLVLQLNEMKDGADIQAALHEINGQRTVPNIYINGKHIGGNDDLQELRETGELEELLEPVLAN; translated from the coding sequence atggtatcCCAAGAAACTATTAAACACGTTAAGGACCTTATTGGAGAGAAAGAGATCTTTGTTGCATCCAAAACGTACTGCCCATACTGCCATGCAGCTCTAAACACGCTTTTCGAGAAGCTGAAGGTTCCAAGGTCCAAAGTTTTGGTTTTGCAATTGAACGAGATGAAGGATGGCGCAGACATTCAGGCGGCGTTACATGAGATTAATGGCCAAAGAACCGTGCCAAACATCTATATTAATGGTAAGCATATCGGAGGCAACGACGACTTGCAAGAATTGAGGGAGACTGGTGAGTTGGAGGAATTGTTGGAACCTGTCCTTGCAAACTAA
- the LSB5 gene encoding Lsb5p (similar to YCL034W), with amino-acid sequence MGFLSDHPHTAITETIFRIVSSRDYTLEVELSPLIQLIKADHNDYNYTVNQEEAARALRKKIKYGNRLQQSRTLDLLDLFISQGVKFTVMYNDDKLLQRLKGMATNSENSGSGEKYEPRIIKKCAAYAISWLNYITQNSLENARAYAGLYQLGQTVKQRYSKSNRSGRSGGGAGGRSNFMNDSADDTLYQSNSLTSADRLYRIPQINMNKEAPRIRLIISDALASAVSLQNSLIGLPRGKYSTDDEEATSKFIQARAIRRKVLRYLQLVTEGEFLGSLIHANDELVAALTAYDDRSAQDDSSDENDHGSYDDDIYDENEQDNSRYIDSESSEEESLSSYQPSTMSNPFGDHNKI; translated from the coding sequence ATGGGGTTTCTTTCGGATCATCCGCATACGGCTATCACTGAGACGATCTTTCGAATTGTCTCTTCAAGGGACTACACACTAGAAGTGGAGCTATCTCCCTTGATTCAGCTTATCAAAGCAGATCACAACGACTATAACTATACTGTCAACCAGGAGGAGGCTGCGCGAGCACTtagaaagaagataaagtatGGGAACCGGCTGCAACAGTCCAGGACTCTGGACCTTTTGGATCTGTTTATTTCACAGGGCGTTAAGTTTACAGTCATGTACAATGATGACAAGCTGCTGCAAAGGTTGAAAGGGATGGCCACGAACTCTGAGAACAGTGGGTCCGGTGAGAAGTATGAGCCTAGGATTATCAAGAAGTGTGCAGCATATGCTATTTCGTGGTTAAACTACATTACTCAGAACAGCCTGGAGAATGCAAGGGCCTATGCAGGCCTTTATCAGTTGGGCCAAACGGTTAAACAAAGGTACTCTAAGAGCAACCGTTCTGGTCGTAGTGGTGGAGGAGCTGGCGGACGGTCTAACTTCATGAATGATAGTGCTGACGACACTTTGTACCAGTCCAACTCGTTGACCAGCGCCGATAGATTGTATAGGATTCCACAGATCAATATGAACAAGGAGGCACCCAGGATTCGGCTCATAATCAGTGATGCTCTCGCGTCCGCTGTGTCGTTACAGAACTCTCTGATCGGCTTGCCTAGGGGCAAGTACTCCACGGACGATGAAGAGGCCACGTCCAAGTTCATCCAGGCCAGGGCCATCAGGAGGAAAGTTCTTAGATATTTGCAATTGGTGACGGAGGGTGAGTTTCTGGGTAGCTTGATTCATGCCAATGATGAATTGGTGGCTGCGTTGACTGCATACGACGACCGAAGCGCTCAGGACGATAGCAGCGATGAGAACGATCATGGCTCGTACGATGACGATAtttatgatgaaaatgagcAGGATAACAGCAGGTATATCGACAGCGAGTCCTCGGAGGAAGAGAGTTTATCTTCCTATCAGCCGTCCACGATGTCAAACCCATTCGGGGATCATaacaaaatttaa
- the MXR2 gene encoding peptide-methionine (R)-S-oxide reductase (Methionine-R-sulfoxide reductase~similar to YCL033C) has protein sequence MNKLNRLYALTSRRTFLGRRSIILTRYWNTSKKMSGESNDLKWNDALTPLQLMVLRDKATERPNTGAYLHTKESGVYHCANCDKPLYSSSTKFDARCGWPAFYEEVSPGAITYHRDNSLMPARVEICCAKCGGHLGHVFEGEGWKQLLNLPKDTRHCVNSASLNFKKD, from the coding sequence atgaataagtTGAACAGGTTGTACGCTCTCACTTCACGTAGAACTTTTCTAGGTAGAAGAAGCATTATACTGACACGTTACTGGAATACGAGCAAGAAAATGAGTGGCGAATCGAACGACCTGAAGTGGAATGATGCACTGACGCCATTGCAGCTGATGGTGCTCAGAGATAAGGCCACTGAAAGGCCGAACACTGGTGCCTATTTACACACCAAGGAGTCTGGTGTCTACCATTGTGCTAACTGCGACAAACCGTTGTACTCAAGTAGCACCAAGTTTGATGCTCGTTGCGGATGGCCCGCATTCTATGAGGAGGTATCCCCTGGGGCCATCACATACCACCGTGACAATTCTCTAATGCCTGCAAGGGTGGAGATATGCTGTGCAAAGTGTGGTGGACATCTGGGACATGTGTTTGAAGGTGAAGGGTGGAAACAGTTGCTAAATTTACCTAAGGACACTAGACACTGTGTTAATAGTGCGTCTTTGAACTTCAAAAAGGATTAA
- the STE50 gene encoding Ste50p (Adaptor protein for various signaling pathways~similar to YCL032W), with protein sequence MGDEKQTINEGSNDASPDLDVNGMILINNEDYSKWSVDDVITWCISTLEVEETDPLCQKLRENDIVGDLLPELCLQDCQDLCEGDLNKAIKFKILINKLRDTKLEWKDDKTQEDMITVLKNLYTTTSAKLQEFQSQYTRLRMDVLEVMKTSSTSSPINTHGPSTTAPSSNNTIIPSSDGVSLSQTDYFDTVHHRQSPSRRESPVTVFRQPSLSHSKSMLKDSKNKVPQISTNQPHPSTASTANTPGPSPNEALKQLRASKEDSCERILKNAMKRHNLADQDWRQYVLVICYGDQERLLELNEKPVIIFKNLKQQGLHPAIMLRRRGDFEEVAIKNGSDNITPGGRL encoded by the coding sequence ATGGGGGACGAGAAACAGACCATCAATGAGGGCTCGAACGATGCTTCACCGGATCTGGACGTGAATGGCATGatattaataaataatgaagacTATTCCAAGTGGTCGGTCGATGATGTAATCACTTGGTGTATATCCACGCTGGAGGTGGAAGAGACCGACCCATTATGCCAGAAACTACGAGAAAATGATATTGTAGGAGATCTTTTGCCGGAATTGTGCTTACAAGATTGTCAAGACTTGTGTGAAGGTGATTTGAATAAGGCtataaaattcaaaatattgattAATAAGCTAAGAGACACCAAGTTGGAGTGGAAGGACGACAAGACTCAAGAGGACATGATAACAGTACTGAAAAACTTGTACACCACTACATCTGCGAAATTGCAAGAATTTCAATCACAGTACACAAGGCTGAGGATGGATGTCTTAGAAGTAATGAAGACCAGCTCAACCTCGTCTCCTATTAACACGCATGGACCTTCCACTACGGCGCCTTCGTCAAACAACACAATTATACCCAGTAGTGATGGTGTGTCTCTTTCACAAACAGATTATTTCGACACAGTTCATCACCGACAATCACCGTCAAGGAGAGAATCCCCCGTTACGGTATTTAGGCAGCCCAGTCTTTCCCATTCAAAATCTATGCTCAAGGATAGCAAGAACAAAGTACCCCAAATATCCACTAACCAACCTCATCCCTCTACGGCTTCAACGGCAAACACACCGGGGCCATCGCCTAACGAGGCGTTAAAACAGTTGCGTGCATCTAAAGAAGACTCCTGTGAAAGGATCTTGAAAAATGCAATGAAAAGGCATAACTTAGCAGATCAGGATTGGAGGCAATATGTCTTGGTCATTTGCTATGGGGATCAGGAAAGGCTGTTAGAATTGAATGAAAAGCCTGTGATCATATTCAAGAACTTAAAGCAACAGGGTTTGCACCCCGCCATTATGTTAAGAAGACGGGGTGATTTCGAAGAAGTAGCAATAAAGAACGGAAGTGACAATATCACCCCAGGCGGAAGACTCTAA
- the RRP7 gene encoding Rrp7p (Essential protein involved in rRNA processing and ribosome biogenesis~similar to YCL031C) gives MGIEDISTMKNGFIVVPFKLPDHKALPRTKETPLHFMFAKRHQSSNANESNCLFLVNLPLLSNIEHMKKFVGQLCGKYDTVSHVEELLYNDEFGLHEVDLSALTSDLMSPADINEKRYTPRNTALLKFVDTASINNCWNALRKYSNLHSKHPSELFEWTYTTPSFATFVNFYKPLDIDYLKEDIHTHMAIFEQREAQAQEDIQSSIVDEDGFTLVVGKNTKSLNSIRKKILNKNPLSKHENKAKPISNIDKKAKKDFYRFQVRERKKQEINQLLSKFKEDQERIKVMKAKRKFNPYT, from the coding sequence ATGGGTATTGAAGACATTAGCACCATGAAGAATGGGTTCATAGTGGTGCCGTTTAAATTACCGGATCACAAAGCACTACCCAGAACCAAAGAAACTCCCTTGCATTTCATGTTTGCTAAAAGACACCAGAGTTCGAATGCCAACGAATCTAATTGTTTGTTTTTGGTCAATCTTCCACTCCTATCTAACATAGAGCacatgaaaaaatttgttgggCAACTCTGTGGGAAATACGATACAGTATCACATGTAGAGGAACTACTATATAACGATGAGTTTGGCTTACATGAAGTGGATTTATCAGCATTGACCTCCGATCTGATGTCCCCCGCCGACATCAACGAGAAGAGATACACACCAAGGAATACAGCTTTAttaaaatttgttgataCCGCAAGCATAAATAACTGCTGGAATGCTTTAAGGAAGTACTCGAATTTGCATTCCAAGCATCCAAGCGAACTATTTGAATGGACCTATACGACTCCATCATTTGCAACTTTTGTCAATTTCTATAAACCACTAGATATTgattatttgaaagaagatattcATACGCATATGGCAATTTTTGAACAGCGTGAAGCTCAAGCGCAAGAGGATATTCAAAGCTCCATAGTAGATGAGGACGGATTCACATTAGTTGTAGGAAAGAACACTAAGTCATTGAATTCcataagaaagaaaattttaaacaAAAATCCACTATCCAAACATGAAAATAAGGCTAAGccaatttcaaatataGATAAAAAGGCAAAGAAAGATTTCTATAGATTCCAGGTTAGGGAACGTAAAAAGCAGGAGATCAATCAGTTGTTAAGTAAATTTAAGgaagatcaagaaagaatCAAGGTAATGAAAGCCAAGAGAAAGTTCAATCCATACACTTAA
- the HIS4 gene encoding trifunctional histidinol dehydrogenase/phosphoribosyl-AMP cyclohydrolase/phosphoribosyl-ATP diphosphatase (Multifunctional enzyme containing phosphoribosyl-ATP pyrophosphatase~similar to YCL030C) has protein sequence MVLPILPLIDDLASWNTKKEYVSLVGQVLLDGSSLSNEEILQFSKEEEVPLVALSLPSGKFSDDEIIAFLNNGVSSLFIASQDAKTVEHLVGQLNVPKERAVVEENGVFSNEFMVKQKFSQDKIVSIKQLSKDFLTKEVIAEVRTDRPDGLYTTLVVDQYERCLGLVYSSKESIAKAIDLGRGVYYSRSRNEIWVKGETSGNGQKLLQISTDCDSDALKFIVEQENVGFCHLETMSCFGEFKHGLVGLESLLKQRLQDAPTESYTRRLFNDPALLDAKIKEEAEELTEAKGKKEISWEAADLFYFALAKLVANNVSLRDVENNLNMKHLKITRRKGDAKPKFVGEAKPEEEKLTGPIHLDVVKASDEVSVRKALSRPIQKTSEIMHLVNPIIENVRDKGNSALLEYTEKFDGVKLTDPVLNAPFPEEYFEGLTEEMKEALDLSIENVRKFHAAQLPTETLEVETQPGVLCSRFPRPIEKVGLYIPGGTAILPSTALMLGVPAQVAQCKEIVFASPPRKSDGKVSPEVVYVAEKVGASKIVLAGGAQAVAAMAYGTETIPKVDKILGPGNQFVTAAKMYVQNDTQALCSIDMPAGPSEVLVIADEDADVDFVASDLLSQAEHGIDSQVILVGVNLSERKIQEIQDAVHNQALQLPRVDIVRKCIAHSTIVLCDGYEEAFEMSNQYAPEHLILQIANANDYVKLVDNAGSVFVGAYTPESCGDYSSGTNHTLPTYGYARQYSGANTATFQKFITAQNITPEGLENIGRAVMCVAKKEGLDGHRNAVKIRMSKLGLIPKDFQ, from the coding sequence atggTTTTGCCGATTCTACCGTTAATTGATGATCTGGCCTCATGGAATACCAAGAAAGAATACGTTTCCCTTGTTGGTCAGGTGCTCTTGGATGGCTCGAGCCTGAGTAATGAAGAAATCCTCCAGTTTTCCAAGGAGGAAGAAGTTCCATTGGTAGCTTTGTCCTTGCCAAGTGGTAAATTcagtgatgatgaaatcaTTGCCTTTTTAAACAACGGAGTTTCTTCTCTGTTCATTGCTAGCCAGGACGCTAAAACAGTCGAACACTTGGTTGGGCAATTGAATGTGCCAAAGGAACGTGCTGTTGTCGAGGAGAACGGTGTTTTCTCTAACGAATTCATggtaaaacaaaaattctCGCAAGATAAAATCGTGTCCATAAAGCAATTAAGCAAGGATTTTTTGACCAAAGAAGTGATTGCTGAAGTGCGTACAGACCGTCCTGACGGTTTATATACCACACTAGTTGTCGACCAATATGAGCGTTGTTTAGGGTTGGTGTACTCTTCCAAGGAATCTATAGCAAAGGCCATTGATTTGGGTCGTGGTGTTTATTATTCTCGCTCTAGGAATGAAATCTGGGTCAAGGGCGAAACTTCTGGTAATGGTCAAAAGCTTCTGCAAATCTCTACTGACTGTGATTCTGATGCTTTAAAGTTCATCgttgaacaagaaaacgtTGGATTTTGCCACCTGGAGACCATGTCTTGCTTTGGTGAATTCAAGCATGGTTTGGTGGGCCTAGAATCTTTACTAAAACAAAGGCTACAAGACGCTCCAACAGAATCTTATACTAGAAGACTATTCAACGATCCTGCATTGTTGGATGCCAAGATTAAAGAAGAGGCTGAAGAACTGACTGAGGCGAAGggtaagaaagaaatttcttggGAAGCTGCCGACTTGTTCTACTTTGCGTTGGCCAAATTAGTGGCGAACAATGTTTCATTGAGGGACGTCGAGAATAATTTGAATATGAAGCACCTAAAGATTACAAGACGGAAAGGTGATGCTAAACCAAAGTTCGTGGGAGAAGCAAAACctgaagaggaaaaattgACCGGCCCAATTCACTTAGACGTAGTGAAGGCCTCCGACGAGGTTAGTGTCAGGAAAGCCTTGAGCAGAccaattcaaaaaacttCTGAAATTATGCATTTAGTCAACCCGATTATTGAAAACGTTAGAGACAAAGGTAACTCTGCTCTTTTGGAGTACACAGAAAAGTTTGACGGTGTAAAATTGACCGATCCTGTTCTTAATGCGCCATTTCCAGAGGAATACTTTGAAGGTTTAACCGAGGAAATGAAGGAAGCTTTGGATctatcaattgaaaatgtcCGCAAGTTTCACGCTGCTCAATTGCCAACAGAGACTCTTGAAGTGGAAACCCAACCTGGTGTTCTGTGTTCCAGATTCCCTCGTCCAATTGAAAAGGTTGGTTTGTATATCCCTGGTGGTACTGCCATTTTACCAAGTACTGCATTAATGCTTGGTGTTCCAGCTCAGGTCGCACAATGTAAGGAAATTGTATTCGCATCTCCACCAAGAAAATCCGATGGTAAAGTTTCACCTGAAGTTGTTTACGTCGCAGAAAAGGTTGGTGCTTCCAAGATTGTTCTAGCTGGTGGTGCTCAAGCCGTTGCTGCTATGGCTTACGGGACAGAAACTATTCCTAAAGTGGATAAAATTTTGGGTCCAGGTAATCAATTTGTGACTGCTGCTAAGATGTATGTCCAGAATGACACTCAAGCTCTATGTTCCATTGATATGCCAGCTGGCCCAAGTGAAGTTCTAGTTATTGCCGATGAAGATGCTGATGTGGACTTTGTTGCCAGTGATTTGCTATCACAAGCCGAACATGGTATTGATTCCCAAGTCATCCTTGTTGGTGTCAACTTGAGCGAAAGGAAAATCCAGGAAATTCAAGATGCCGTTCACAATCAAGCTTTACAACTGCCACGTGTGGATATTGTTCGTAAATGTATTGCTCACAGTACAATCGTTCTTTGTGACGGTTACGAAGAAGCCTTTGAAATGTCCAACCAATACGCACCAGAGCATTTGATTCTGCAGATCGCCAACGCTAACGATTACGTTAAATTGGTTGACAATGCAGGATCTGTGTTTGTGGGTGCTTACACTCCAGAATCGTGCGGTGATTACTCAAGTGGTACCAACCATACTTTACCAACATACGGTTATGCTAGACAATATAGTGGTGCCAACACTGCAACCTTCCAAAAGTTTATCACTGCCCAAAACATTACCCCTGAGGGTTTAGAGAACATCGGTAGAGCTGTGATGTGTGTTGCCAAGAAAGAAGGTCTAGATGGTCACAGAAACGCTGTGAAAATCAGAATGAGTAAGCTTGGGTTGATCCCAAAGGATTTCCAGTAA